CGGCGAGCCAGCGGTCGAGCGGTCGCGCCCTGGCCGGGTCGGGGCCGGTCTCGAGCAGGTCGTAGCGGGGCGTGAAGCCCTCGACGTTCGCGTAGAGGACGAAGAACGAGTAGGTGTTCCAGAGCGTCAGCAGGCGCCGCTTCACCTCGCCCGCCGGGCCGTAGCCGAAGTTCAGGTTCTGGGCGGGCTGCTGGCCGGCGTACATCCATCGCATGACGTCGGCGCCCATGTCTTCGATCGCGTCCTCGAACCAGATCGCGTTCCCCCACGACTTGTGCATGGGCCGGCCGGTCTCGTCGTTCACCTTCTCGTAGGTGAGCACCTTGCGGTAGGGTGCGCGGCCGTCGAGGACGACGCCCATGAAGAGCATCGAGTAGAACCAGAGCCGGATCTGCTCGCGCATCTCCGACACCCAGGTGGCCGGGTACCAGCGCTCCCAGTTGGCGTGGTCGGGCAGGTCGGCGATCGTGACGCCGACGCCCGCGCCGGCGGCGTAGCCGGCCTCGACGAACGTGTCGTTCCGCCAGCCGAGCGTCGAGAACGGGACGATGCCGGCGTCAAGCCAGCAATCGCCGACGTCGGGCAGGCGATGCGCCTCGGCGTCGCACTCGCCGCAGCGGATGACGACCTCGTCGATCCACGGCCGGTGCAGCTCCTCGACCTTCTCCATCCCGCGCAGCGCCCGCTCCTCGAGGTCGGCCTGCGACGCCACCACCGTCATGTGGCCGTGCTCGCAGAAGTAGAACGGCAGCGGCAGCCCCCAGTAGCGCTTGCGGCTGATGCACCAGTCTCCCATGTTGACGAGCCAGTCCTCCATCCGCTTGCCGTACTGGGGCGGCGTCCACTCGACCCCGCGGGCGGCCTCGATCATCGGCTGGCGGATCTCCTCGCAGCGGATGAACCACTCGTCGACGAGGCGGTAGATCAGCTCGGTGCCGCAGCGCCAGCAGACGGGGTAGCGGTGGGTGATCTCACCGTCCGCAACCAGGCGGCCGCGCTGGCCCAGGTCGTCGACGATCATCTGCGCCGCCTCGGCGGTGACGTGGCCGTGCAGCCAGCCGTAGTCCTGCACGAAGGCGCCGGCCTCGTCGACCGGGATCAGCGTCGCGAGCTCCTCGCGGCGGCCGAGCTCGAAGTCCTCCTCGCCGCAGCCCGGGGCGATGTGAACGATGCCGGTGCCCTCGTCCATCGACACGTCCTCCCAGGCGACCACGCGGTTCTCGAAGCCCTCCTGGGCGGGCAGCTCCTCGAACGGGGCAGTGTAGGTGAGGCCGACGAGCTCGGAGCCGCGCACCTTGCCGAGCACCCGGCCCGAGATCGGGCTGGCCTCGAGCCGGTCGGCGGCGACATAGGCAATGCCCGCCGCCGTCTCGACACGCACGTAGTCGGCATCCGGCCGCACCGCGGCGGCCACGTTCGCCGGCAGCGTCCACGGCGTCGTCGTCCACACGACCAGGTACTCGCGCTCGCGGCCCTTGAGCGGCAGGCGCACGTGCAGCGACGGGTGGGTCAGGTCCTTGTAGGAGTCGATCAGCTCGTGCTGGGAGAGCGACGTGCCGCAGCGCGGGCACCACGGCATCGAGCGGTGGCCGCGATAGAGCCAGCCGCGCTCGTGGCAGTCCTTCAGGAAGCCCCAGATGTAGCTGATGTTGGGGTCGGTCATCGTGTAGTACGACCGCTCCCAGTCCATCCACTGGCCGAGCCGTTTCGACTGGTTCGTGAGCTGGCCGGCGTAGAACGCGACCCGGTCGCGGCAGGCGCGGGCGAAGCGGTCGAGCCCGTAGGCCTCGATCTCGCGCTTCGAGTTCAGGCCGAGCTCCTTCTCGACGCCCACCTCGACCCACAGGCCCTGGCAGTCGAAGCCGTTCTGGTAGAGCAGGTCGTAGCCCTGCATCGCGTAGTAGCGCTGCCAGACGTCCTTCAGGGTGCGCCCCCAGCCGTGGTGGACGCCCATCGGGTTGTTGGCGGTGATGGGGCCGTCGATGAAGCTGAACGGCTCGCCGCCGCGGTTCCGGTCGCGGAGCGTCTCGAACGTGCGCTCGCGCTCCCAGCGCTCGAGCACGCGATGCTCGAGACCGATGTGGTCAGGCTGCTTGGGGACGGGCTCGAACGGCGGCATCCGCGGATTCTATTCCGCGGCTCCGCAACGGCCGTCCCGCTCGCTCAGAGGGCGAGGACGATGCCGGGGGTGCGATCAGTCAAGCTCGTGCTTGTCGCAGAAGTCGTCGAACGCCGCGTGCTTGGCCAGGTAGCTCGACATCTCGGCAAAGCCGAACTCGAACCACTCGGTGAGCCAGCGCTCGTCGATCTCCACATGCTTGTCGTACAGCTCGTCCATGATCGCTTCCTCCGGGCGCCCGGCCCGGCTGACGCGTTTTCCGCCTCGGGAACCGAACTCCTTTCGCCCGGGGCGCTGACGGTCCGGTAATCGACGCGCGGGCGGCGAGCTTTACGCGTCATTGACAATTCCAGATCCTGCCTCCGGCTGCCCGCGGCGCCGGCGCGCGAGCACGTCGCGGACGCAGGTGAACGCGATCTCGGACGGTGGCGGGAGCTCGTCCGCCCCGAACCAGGCGATCTCGGCGACGTCGTCGGCGGGCGCCGGCTCGCCGCTCACGATCCGGGCCAGGTAGAAGATGTTGAGCGTGGGCACGCCCCCCGCCCCGTAGGTGTCGGCGATGACCCAGGCCGCGGCGCCGACGAGCACCTCGACGCCGAGCTCCTCGTCGAGCTCGCGGTGCACCGCGTCCTCCCCGTCCTCGCCGGGCTTGATGAAGCCGCCCGGGACGTCCCACTTGCCCTTGAACGGCTCGATCGCGCGCCGCACGAGCATGATCCGGCCGTCCGGGTCGTCCACGATCGCGCCGGCCGTCGGCGCCGGGTTCTCGTACACCACCAGGCCGCACGCCGGGCAGAGCAGACGCTCCTCGTCGTCGCCCGCCGGCACGCGCCGCTCGAGATCCGACGCGCAGCGGGGGCAGTGGCGCCAGTCCCTCATCCGGCCTCGGCGATCACCCGGTCGGAGAGGTCCGGCCAGCGGCCCGGGCGCATCATCCAGCCGGAGTAGGTGCCGCGGTTGGCGAGGCAGACGAGCCCGACGCCCGCCTCCGGGTCGGCCCACATGAGCGTCCCCGCCGCGCCGAAGTGCGAGAGCGTCGCCGGCGACGTCCGCGTCCCCGACCAGTGGCCGTCCTTGCCGTCACGGATGTCGCACCCGAGCCCCCAGTCGGCCACCTCCCAGGTGCGGAACGACTCGATGCCCCCGGCCAGGCCCGGGTACTGCACCTCGGCCAGCTCGGCGAAGGTCTCGGCCGCCAGCAGCGGCGCGCCCCGGGCGAGCAGGAGCTGCACGAAGCGCGCATAGGCGGCACAGGTCGCGAACGCCCCGCCGGCGGCCGTGGCCCGCGCGCGCCACTCGCGCGAGTTGAAGAGCGGCAGGCCCGGCCGCCACAGTCCCGGATCGCGGACATCGAGCGCGCGGCCGGACTCCGGCTCGGGCAGGCCGAGGTAGGCGTCCATCCCGAGCGGCTCGAGCACCGCGGCCCGCACGTAGTCGGCGTGGCCGATGCCGGTCGCGGCAGCGAGCAGCGCCCCGAGCACGGCGTAGCCCTCGTTCGAGTAGACGCGGCGGGTCGCGGGCGGTCGCACCGGCTCGACGGCGACCGCCGAGACGCCCGAGGGCCCGACCTCGGGCAGGCCGGACGCGTGCGAGAGCAGGTGGCGCGGCGTGATCGCCCGGCGGCCGGGCGCGCGGTACTGCTCGAGGTGCTCGGCGACCGGCGCGTCCAGGTCGATCGAGCCCTCCTCGGCGGCGACCAGCACCGCCACGGCGACGAGCGGCTTCGTGAGCGAGGCAAGCGCGAACAGCGAGTCCGGCCCGGCGGCGCCGGCCAGGCGCGACTCGCGGATCCCCTCCGGGCCGACGACGGCTGCGCCAACCGCGGCCGCGTCGCCCTCGGCCACCCAGGTGTCGATCATCTCGCAGGCCACGCAGGAGGATCCTACGAGGCGTGTAACGTTCTGGTGGACAATGGCCGAGTTGCGGACACCGGGCGGGCGCACCGGAGGGGAGCCCCCGTTCGATCCTCCTCGCGGCGACGAGGGGCTGGACGACTGGTTCGCCCGCCGCCTCGAGGCGCAGGGGATCAGAGCGGGGCGGCCGCGTATCCCGGTCGCCCGCGTCGGCGCCGTCGTCGCCCTCGTCGCGGC
The genomic region above belongs to Gaiellales bacterium and contains:
- the ileS gene encoding isoleucine--tRNA ligase, translated to MPPFEPVPKQPDHIGLEHRVLERWERERTFETLRDRNRGGEPFSFIDGPITANNPMGVHHGWGRTLKDVWQRYYAMQGYDLLYQNGFDCQGLWVEVGVEKELGLNSKREIEAYGLDRFARACRDRVAFYAGQLTNQSKRLGQWMDWERSYYTMTDPNISYIWGFLKDCHERGWLYRGHRSMPWCPRCGTSLSQHELIDSYKDLTHPSLHVRLPLKGREREYLVVWTTTPWTLPANVAAAVRPDADYVRVETAAGIAYVAADRLEASPISGRVLGKVRGSELVGLTYTAPFEELPAQEGFENRVVAWEDVSMDEGTGIVHIAPGCGEEDFELGRREELATLIPVDEAGAFVQDYGWLHGHVTAEAAQMIVDDLGQRGRLVADGEITHRYPVCWRCGTELIYRLVDEWFIRCEEIRQPMIEAARGVEWTPPQYGKRMEDWLVNMGDWCISRKRYWGLPLPFYFCEHGHMTVVASQADLEERALRGMEKVEELHRPWIDEVVIRCGECDAEAHRLPDVGDCWLDAGIVPFSTLGWRNDTFVEAGYAAGAGVGVTIADLPDHANWERWYPATWVSEMREQIRLWFYSMLFMGVVLDGRAPYRKVLTYEKVNDETGRPMHKSWGNAIWFEDAIEDMGADVMRWMYAGQQPAQNLNFGYGPAGEVKRRLLTLWNTYSFFVLYANVEGFTPRYDLLETGPDPARARPLDRWLAARTQWLVGECRAALDAWESPRLVRAFETFLDDLSNWYVRLSRTRFWRSDDPADTKAAFEALWYALVQAIRCVSPVMPFLADEVWQNLVRGVCPDAPIGVHLAGYPEVREELADAELVAAMDTVRAVVRLGFRSRDEAHIKLRQPLREVIVATDDPVRRGHIAEHVELVAAELGVKGVRLTTSAEEFAQVEVMPLLKLLGPRYGRELAVIRGLLREGEFELQDGRVRVGDWVLEPGEYELRARAREGFAVADGDGFAVALDTEITPELRLEGVVRDVIRTIQKMRQDAGFEVTDRIRITFPENDGDVSRAFAEHGEWIASETLAVAVEPGAELAVSRA
- a CDS encoding NUDIX hydrolase — protein: MRDWRHCPRCASDLERRVPAGDDEERLLCPACGLVVYENPAPTAGAIVDDPDGRIMLVRRAIEPFKGKWDVPGGFIKPGEDGEDAVHRELDEELGVEVLVGAAAWVIADTYGAGGVPTLNIFYLARIVSGEPAPADDVAEIAWFGADELPPPSEIAFTCVRDVLARRRRGQPEAGSGIVNDA
- a CDS encoding serine hydrolase domain-containing protein encodes the protein MACEMIDTWVAEGDAAAVGAAVVGPEGIRESRLAGAAGPDSLFALASLTKPLVAVAVLVAAEEGSIDLDAPVAEHLEQYRAPGRRAITPRHLLSHASGLPEVGPSGVSAVAVEPVRPPATRRVYSNEGYAVLGALLAAATGIGHADYVRAAVLEPLGMDAYLGLPEPESGRALDVRDPGLWRPGLPLFNSREWRARATAAGGAFATCAAYARFVQLLLARGAPLLAAETFAELAEVQYPGLAGGIESFRTWEVADWGLGCDIRDGKDGHWSGTRTSPATLSHFGAAGTLMWADPEAGVGLVCLANRGTYSGWMMRPGRWPDLSDRVIAEAG